The Candidatus Nitronereus thalassa genome includes the window CATTGAGATTCATTCAGCAACCGCAACAACACGGAACATAAAAAGAGCCGCCTTCCCAAATGGAAAGGCGGCTCTTCGTCGGCGCATACACGCCACAAACAGACTTGCCTTCGCTTACCTCGACCCGCCTATCATGGACAGTCGAGCCTTTTTGCCGAAAGTTGCCCTGGGGTTTGCTTCCCGCCACCGAGGAAATATCATTTATTCTTAGTGGAGTCGTCTGTATTTTTTCTGCTCATCTTAAGCACATGCCAACGGGCATGACCACCAAACAGACAGCACGAACGCCAGCTAAAAGCAAAAAACCCGCTGTGAGAGGAAGGCACTCTTCATCATAGGCGGGACCAACTGGTCAGGTGGAGTATCGTCTTGCATTGCCAGACCCTCCTTTGTGTGTCGAATCGAGGAGTGAGATTTCCCCTCGGGAAATACCTCCAATATGAGGCAAGAAAAAGGCTACGCCGAATCAAGAATGATGTCAATGACTTTGACCAAACAAATCAAGCCTGGGTCGCGGGGAACTGCACTGCTTTCGACGATGTTGCCTCCGTCGCCGAAGGGTTTCAATCGTAGAGAGTGAGGAAAAAGAAGGCTGAGATTGACGAGTCCCTATGATACCCACCCATGCACAAGTAAATCCTAATAAGACCAGGCATGCCGCCGCAAAAGCATCAAAAGACAACAACGGCAACACGATCACTTTTTCAGATAACCGTGAACCAAACAATTCACCACGGCTCAAGATAATTGGGGTCGAGAGAAAGAACCCAATCAGGAGTCCACCAACAAACCGCTTAAGTGGGCTAATCATACTTTAACTCGTTTCCTTATCGCTCATCTTTCATCCATTCACGGAAACCTTTTGAATCCAGCATGAGATCTTTAGGTGTTCAATCCGTGAAGCTAATAGGCGTGAGTATTGGTCAGGACTTGCTTTCCCTTCTCAAGTACGGAATCCACATGTTGCATGACTTGACCACCCATGTGGGTCATTTCGTCTTGAGCTTTGTTGAGTTGCACCCGAATCTGCCCACGCGTCACACGGCCAGAATGAGGCGCAAATAACATTCCCAAGCCAGCTCCTACGGCCATGCCACCGGCAACCATTCCTGTCCTTATCAACACTTGTCGAAGCATAGACATCCAACACCTCCTTGCTAGAAATAGAGTAGGGTTTCCCACCGCTCGTAATCCGAGGGGAGAGAGTTTCTCTAAGCAAGTGTGCCCCCCTCCAGGAATTCGGTAAATACGCGGTTTGAAGTAGAAATTGGTGAAGACCTACCAATCTCAAACTAGGGGAAAAGCAAAATTCTACCTAGGAAAGCACCTGCCTAGACCGAAGCCTTCCCACATTGGAGTTTTTGTGCCCCCCTACCGATAAGTGGGGCATGAGCGTGTCGATGTTTACGGTTAAACCTGATTTTACCCCCCATGACCAGCTTCGCCTGTTAGAGGCCTGGGATGCCTGGGGCATTTCACGTGACCAACAACGAAGTTGGCAAATTCAACTTTTTGGCCCTGGATTCCACTCCCACCTCTCAGACTATTGTAGTTACCAAACCATTCACGCCAAAGACGACCAACTCGAACTTCCTTTTGACATTGAAGTGTCCGATTCTCCGATTTCTGAATAAATAATTTGGAAATTCACATCAGATCAGCGGTGTATATCTCCCCCTTTTCAAACCCAGCCAGTAGTACTTTCCTCTCACGTAAGAAATTTTGTGCAGAGCTCAATACAGAAACATAAGAGAAAAAATAGGAAAGTCACTTTATCTGCGCACATCACCCAGGAAAGATTTGACTAAACTCCATCGAAGAAGAAATAGACGCGGTTAAGTTTCACCAACAAAGGCCGAAGTCACTGAAATAACCATTATTTACCCATCCATAAAAGGAGGCATTTCATGGATGTTTCAGCTGTAAGTGCAGCGAGCGCCGGGCACGAGGTTCATACCAAAGCCTCTGCCTCAGAAAAACAATCCCCACCACCGCCACCTCCTGCTCAAGGTGATTCAGTGGAAATTTCCGATGATGCCAAAACCTTGGCGTCTAAATCCGTGTTAGACGAATAACACGTCTCCCTAGAAGTGGTACGTCAAGGGAGGGACGTACCTCTTACCCATCACAGTTTTTTGGTTTTCTCCTGCATTTGCCTAAGCGAATGGCAACCCATTCTGGATTCTACTATTTCCCGACACCCTCCAAGACAAACCCTGTCACCAGAAAAAACCAAAGGGTTTTAATCCATAGATTCCTGACAACAGATAGATTAATATTTCGGAATTGACACCTAGACATCCGGACGGACATCCTATAGAAAGTCTATATCTTCTGAAGTAGACCCAACAGGGCACATGAGATATCAGTGACTAATCAAACCAAAACACAACAATTTAAAAATCTACTTCTTTCAGATCAGTTGGAGTTTATTTGCGAAGCGCATAATGGGCTGAGTGCCAAGATCGTAGAAGAGGCGGGATTCAAAGGTATCTGGGGAAGTGGGCTGACGATTTCCGCTCAGTTTGGAGTGCGGGACAATAATGAGGCGAGCTGGACCCAAGTGTTGGATAACTTGGAATTCATGTCCGACGCGACACAGATTCCCATTTTACTCGATGGTGATACCGGCTATGGCAACTTCAACAACATGCAACGGCTCATTCGGAAGCTGGAACAACGCCACATTGCCGCCGTGTGCATCGAAGACAAACTATTTCCAAAGACCAATAGTTTTTTGAAGGGCGATGCCCAACCCATGGCGGACATGGATGAATTTTGCGGGAAGATTAAAGCCGGAAAAGATGCGCAAACCGACGATGATTTTTGTATCATTGCACGAGTCGAAGCGTTTATTTGCGGTTGGGGATTAGCCGAGGCGTTACGACGCGCCGAAGCCTATCATCAGGCTGGGGCCGATGGCATTTTGATTCATAGTGCCCTGGCTATTCCCGACGAGATCTTAGCATTCAAACGCGAATGGGGAAATCGTAGCCCGGTGGTCATTGTCCCCACCAAGTATTATTCCACGCCAACAGAAATTTTCAGACAATCGGGATTTTCCATGGTCATTTGGGCCAATCATCTCCTTCGGTCCGCAGTGACTACTATGCAAAAAACTGCTCAAACGTTAATGGAAAACCAGCACCTGCTAGCCATCGAAGATCGTATCGCCCCAGTATCTGAGGTATTTCGTCTACAAGGCGCGGCCGAACTCCAAGAAGCAGAGAAACGCTATCTTCCACAGAACGCCGAGAACATGGCCGCCATTGTTCTTGCCGCCTCTCGTGGTGATGAACTAGGCGAGCTCACAGAAGACAAGCCGAAAACGATGGTGCCGATTCAAGGCATGCCAATTCTTTCGCATATTGTGGATGCTTATAACGCCGTAGGCGTCAAAAATATTACCGTCGTTCGCGGGTATAAAAAAGAAGCGGTTACGCTCCCAAACCTCACCTATGCGGACAACGATGATTTTGCCAGCACTGGAGAATTAGATTCCCTACTCAAGGCGCTTCGCACAAAAAAAGGCACCTTCCAAGACACGATTATTTCCTACGGTGATGTCTTGTTCAATCAATACATTCCCCAAACACTCTTCCATGCACCGGAAGACTTTGTCATCTCCGTGGATAGCCAATGGGAAGGGAGAACCAGCTATAGCCGCCTTGGAGGGTTCGCCGAATGTACTACTCCAAATTCCCGGAAGGCCTTTCATTCCAAAGTCTATCTCACGAAATTAGGGCACGATGTCACGGAAGGCTCGATCCATGGCGTCTGGATGGGGTTCCTCAAAGTATCTTCCAAAGCATGCGAACAACTCCAAGAAATTTTAGAGCATCTACTAGCCGATCCGGCCAACCGGAAAGCCGGCATGTCTGAATTGTTTCAAGAATTACTCCGGCGGAATCATTCCATCCGCGTACTGTATACGGTCGGGCATTGGCTTGATATTAACAGCCTTGAAGATGTCGTACAGGCTGGAGAGTTTTAACCTCAATTTTCATTGACACGAGACCATCGTCTCAAATAGAAATCCCCCATGCTGAACCCCGAACAATTTTTTGAATGTCTTCAACACCATGGGGTGTCATTTTTTACGGGCGTCCCCGACTCGCTTCTCAAAGACTTTTGTGCCTGCGTCACGGAGAAGGCTGCCGCCCACCAACATATTATTAGCGCCAATGAAGGGGGAGCCGTAGGCCTCGCGGTCGGTTATCATCTCGCCACCGGAAAAATTCCGTTGGTGTACCTTCAAAATTCCGGGGTAGGAAACATTATTAATCCGCTGTTGTCGTTGGGCGACCCTGAAGTCTATGCCATTCCTATGTTATTCGTCATTGGATGGCGAGGAGAACCAGGCGTGCATGATGAGCCGCAACATAAAAAACAGGGGCGCGTGATGCTCCCGATGCTGGATTCAATGGAGATTCCCTATGCCATTGTCAGCCTGGAAATGGCCGAGGCCGAAGTAGCTATCAAACAAGCCCTTCACGAAGCCCATTCCAACCAGGGCCCCTATGCCCTTATCGTGCGAAAAGGCACGTTTAGCTCATTTCAACTTCAGCAACCACAAACCCCGGCCATGGAATTGACCCGGGAAGATGCGATTCGCGAAATACTTGAGGAACTTGGAGGTCAGGATATTGTCGTCTCCACCACCGGCATGCCCTCTCGAGAAGTCTTTGAAACCCGAGCCCACAAAAATCAAGGGCACCAACGCGATTTCTTAACCGTCGGAGGGATGGGGCATGCGTCACAAATCGCTTTGGGTATTGCGCTTCAAAAACCCCACAGACAAGTCTTTTGCTTGGATGGCGATGGTGCGACACTCATGCATCTGGGAGCCCTGGCCATTAATGGATCCCTCCAGCCACAAAATTTCCACCATATCGTGCTGAATAATGGGGCCCACGATTCCGTGGGGGGGCAACCTACTGTGGGATTCCAGGTAGACTTTCTCCAAATGGCCAAAGCCGCAGGTTATCAAACAACAGCTCAGGTACAATCGGCTGAAGGAATCAAACACGAACTCACCACACTTCGAAAATCCCCAGGTCCGCATTTACTGGAAATCCGTGTCAAAAAAGGCGCAAGAAAAGATTTGGGAAGACCAACCTTAACTCCCATTGAAAACAAACAGGGATTCATGAGGTTTCTTTCCTAGGCTAGGAAGACGTTATGCGCAAGGCGTAATATATGAAACGAGAATTTGCCAACGAATTTAATTCCGCGGCACAATAACGATAAAAATTTTCCTCAACCATTAATCATGAAAACAATCACAACCTACAATGGCATTTCCATACCTGCTTTCATGTATGGAACAGCCTGGAAAAAAGAGGCCACAGCCAATCTCGTCCAATTGGCGGTCCGTGCGGGCTTTAAAGCCATCGACACCGCCAACCAACTGGTCCACTATAATGAAGCCCTAGTTGGCGAGGCCCTACTTGCCTTGGCCAATCAAGGCATCTCACGAGACTCCTTATTTCTTCAAACTAAGTTCACCCCAGTTTCAGGCCAGGACCATCGCACCCCATATGACCCGATGGCCTCTCTTACAGACCAAGTTGAGCAATCGTTCGAGAGCTCTCTTCAACATCTGCATACGGATTACCTCGATTCTTACATGTTACATGGGCCCTATTCGCGATACGGGTTAGGAAAAGAAGACTGGGAGGTGTGGAAGGCTATTGAAGGAATTTACCAATCAGGTCGAGCAAAAATGATCGGCGTCAGCAATATGACAGCTAGCCAGCTCAATCTGCTCTGCGAGAAAGCCACGGTGAAACCGATGGTCGTTCAGAATCGGTGCTATGCGGCCTTGGGATGGGATAATGAGGTTCGAGAAATTTGCAAGATACAGGATATCATTTATCAGGGCTTTTCCCTATTGACAGCCAATCAGAATGTATTAAGAACTGCGGAGATAGGAAAGATTGCTCAACGAGTCGGGGCGGGACCGATACAAGTCATTTTCCGGTTCTCACAACAAATCGGAATGCTCCCCTTAACCGGTACCACCAACGAGCAGCATATGAAAGACGATTTACATAGCGAACACTTCGACCTTACCTCTCAAGAGCTCACGCAAATTGAAAAAATGGGGTTATGATTTCTTGACCTCCGTTGCCTGGGTTTCTGATTTCTCTGAATCACTAGATTCTTTCCCCCCGGCATCAGATACTCCATCATTCGTCTTCTGAGAGGAATCTTCAGTTTTCTTTTCCGTGTCCACCGCCTTCACATTTTTATTCTGATCACCCTTATTCTGATTTCCCTTATTCGACTCTGCCCATCCCTGGGATACCTTATTCTGACCGGCTGAGGAACCCATACTAATCTTTCCATTAAAGGTCACCCCGTTGTCCATGGAAAGTTTCGGGGTGGAAATAGAGGCATCGATAACCGCGGGCGATTTAAGTTCGACTCGCTGGCTGGCGGTAATTTCCCCTTTAATTCGCCCGCTGGCAATAACCGACCCAGCTCGAATTTGGGCTTTCACGTTGGCTTGTTCACCGATAAACAGAATGTCGGTTGTTTCAATTTCCCCATCGAAGGTTCCATCGATTCGAACATTGCCTTTATACGTAAGAACTCCAGAAAACTGCACCTCGTGACCCACAAACGCCACGATATCTCCGAGTTCCGACAAAGTTCTACCCGCCGTACGTTTGGAGTCTTCATTTTTTTCATTATCCATGGAATTCCCTTTCATCCTGAAAGATACCCTCAAAATCCCCAATTCGGAGACACCCTACAAGAAAAACGCGTTTGCTTCAATGCAGAAACCTATTTTTCCTTTCTCATTACCGCCAGACCGAACCACCTAGAGGAGAAAATACCAAATCACCGAAGAAAACAATCACCTAAATCTTAACTCCACCCAGTGATGGCACATCGCCATGCCATTTTGCCTACGTAGCATTCGCTCCATTACCACCTCTCAATTAAGATATTAAGCGAACCACTCGAAATGCCGAACATGAAGACAGGATTCTCCCTGGTTCCCTTCATCCGTGTCACTCTGATATTGCGAGGCCAATGATATGCGGTGGATATTTCGAGCGGTGTTCCTCATTCTGATTCTCATCCCGGTTTCCGTAGTTGGGGCAGCCTATTTGGCAATCGAAGACCAACCCTTAATCCAACGCGACGTTCGACTCACGCCGAAAGAAGTGCAACAAGCGAAAAAGCTGTTTAAGGAACATGATCCTCGATCATTACAACATGGCGAAGTGAAAACTATCACGGTGAGCAGGCAGGATTTAGACTTGGCACTCAATTACCTGGTGCATTTGGTTGGGAACGGCGGTTCCATCGTGACCGTCACGGATGGATATCTCATGAGCAAAACCACGGTCAAACTCCCCAAGAATCCCGTGGGAGAATTCATTAATGTTGATCTGGGAATTGCCCAAACAAAAGACCGGCCACAGTTAGCCCATTTACGAATCGGACAACTCACAATTCCCCAATGGCTGGCCGAAAAGAGCCTTCAGCTCGCTCTTAGCCGAGCGTATCATGACACAGGGTCACCAGCAGCTAGTGAGATCATTCACCAGGTCGCCATTCACCCTGACCACATTCAAATTACCTATCAATGGAATTCTTCCATAACGGAAATTGTACGAAGTACCTTGGTGAGTCCGGAAGACCAGGAGCGACTCAAGGCCTATCATCAACGGCTCACCCAGGTCAGCACCACCATTGGATCACAATCCACCGTGTCTCTCGTCACCCTCATGCAGCCCTTGTTTGCGTTGGCACAAGAACGTTCCAAAGACGGCAACGTCATTCAAGAAAACCGGGCCGTCATTCTGGTACTTGCGGATTATATTAATGGCCGAGGGTTGCGGCGGCTGGCTCCCGATTCCGAGCATTGGGCGCAACCCATTCAGCATAAAGTCACCTTGTCCGGACGAAAAGATTTTTCCCAGCATTTTATCATTTCCGCGGCCTTGGCCATGGAAGGTGGCGATATGATCTCCAATGCCATCGGCCTCATGAAAGAAGTGGATGATTCCCGTGGCGGCAGCGGGTTTAGTTTCACCGATTTGGGCGCTGACAAAGCCGGCACACGTTTCGGCCAACTGATAACCACATCTAAGTCAGGTCCACAGCTCCAGCAAAAACTCGCCCGCGCCATTCGCGAACAAGATTTCATGCCGGAAACTAAAGACCTTCCTGAAGGTTTATCCGAATCAGAATTTCTCCAACGTTTTGGTGGAGTGGATAGCCCACGGTATAACAAGGTGGTCGCCAAAATTGACCAACGGGTCGCCGATCTTCCTCTCTATCGAAATTAGACCTTTCTCTTAACAATCCAAATGTTGTCCGCCCATTTCTGAGAAACAACTTTCCCTGCGAAACAGAAAGGCAGCACTCCAAAAAGATCATGGAATTCCTGTGCTCCTCAGCATACTACGCTCTTTACTTCTAATCGTTCTGCATCATCCTCTCTAGAATTCACCTTGACTCCACTTCCCCGGAGGCTTATGATTTTTATATAACATGGCTTGGGGGGTCGCTAATGGGATAATCCTCGGGCTTCTGCCTAGCACTACGTCTGAAGAAACAAAACTAAGCCTTTTCGGTGATGACAACCGAAAAGGCTTTTTTAATTCCCCCATGTCATCCACAATATTATGTCACCCTCAAAACCGCGTAAATTTTGCCTATAGAAAGGGAAGGAGAGACGCGGCCAAAGACTCGCAAGTCGGCACAGCACCCATTGAGAATGATGGGAAGGTTGTGAGTGGGGGAAGAACCCCCTGCCATCAATAACCATCTGTATTCTTCAAAGGAGGTGTATCATGTCAACTCCCAAATCCTCATCATTTTTTGGATCAACCCAAACCACCAACGGTTGCGTCATGGTGGTGGAGGACGATCCAAATATCAGAAACCACGTGTCCAAACTTCTGGAGAAAAAAGGGTATGACGTCATCGAGGTAGAAAACGGCACAAAGGCCATTGAAACTATTGGATCTGGAGAGAACCCCTTGGTAGTCGATGTGGTCATTGCTGATATCGACAAACCCAAGGGCATGGAAGCCATTAACTTCCTTAAAAAAGAGTATCCCCGTGTGTCAGTGATCGCATTAACGGGATTGGAAGAGAAGTTAAAGACCACTCAAGTAGAAACCAAAGTGGTCATTCTCGGGGCAGGAAAAGGTGGCTCTGCGTTTCTTGACCTATTGAATCACCTTCCCGAAGTCGAAATTGTAGGCATCGCGGATAAAGTCGCCTCAGCTCCTGGATTAATTAGCGCCCGTCAACTTGGGGTCCCTGTTTGGGATAATATCATAGAACTTATCGCCCAGGAGGACGTGAATCTGATTGTGGATGTCACCGGGAACCCTGAAATGGCTCAGATTATTGAAAAACATAAAAGCGATACAGCCGAAATTCTTAGTGGGACTGCCTCAAAACTTCTCTGGGATGTGGTCCGATACGAATCACAGATGCAAAGCCATGTCCTCCAAACGGAAAAGATGTCTAATCTCATGAAGGCTGGAATGATCTTTGATTACCTCATCAAGCCTGTAAAAGAAGATAAAATTAACTCCGTGATTATCCAAGCCATGGATCACCGGGAAATCGCCAAGCTCTAAACACACTGACCCTGGCCATGAGGATGTAAACCATACATAGCAGGTCCACAAAAGAACACCGTTACAGGGAAAAAACATACGCACCATAGGAGAGAAGAAATACACCTCTGCTGTGGTGCCTTCCCAGACATTTACCCTCCCCCAAATCCGTCTTTTTGAATGGCAGAGAGTTCGCAACTTCATCCTAAAGGCCGTCAAACTTGTCGCTAAAAATTGCTCGGCCAGATATCCGATCGCGTTATCCAATTTCTCGAGATTCCACCTCCAACCACCATGGTCGTTCGTGTTGCGAAGCCATACGAAAGGCCTTAGGATTCCTTTCCAGACAAAAGGATTCGAATCAATTCCATCATGGCAAAGAGTTGGGGTTGATCATTTCCCAACAGGCGCAGCAACTCAAAACCATACGATGAATAACTCTCTTCAGGCCATCTCATTATCAGGAATTTTGTGGGCCTTTGCGCCAACGCTCATTGTTTTGGCCATTCTGTATGGATGGAAGCTCAATTTAAACGCTACACTGCATGCCATCACACGCATGTTTGTTCAATTACTGCTCATCGGATATGTCCTCGTGTTTATCTTTGAGACCGAACATGCCGGCGTAATTCTTTCAGTGTTAGGGGTGATGCTAGTTGCGGCAAGCTGGATTGCATTACGACCAGTCAAAAATAAACACCCTCGGCTCTACCAAGATGCACTCCTCGCCATTGTGATTGGCGGAGGACTCACTCTGGGGCTAGTCACTCAAGTCATCCTCGAAGTCCAACCCTGGTTCTTGCCACGGTATGTAGTCCCTTTGGCGGGAATGCTCTTTGCCAGTGCCATGAACGCCGTCAGCTTAGCTGCTGAACGTTTCGAGGCAGAATGCGGAAGAGACCGTTCCTATGCCGAAGCCAGAAATACGGCACTACGTGCAGCCCTTATCCCTGTAACCAATTCATTGTTTGCCGTCGGGCTAGTTTCCTTGCCCGGCATGATGACTGGTCAAATTCTTTCCGGCATTTCCCCCCTCATCGCGGCCAAGTATCAAATAGTCATTATGTGCACCGTCTTTGGCAGTTCTGGAATTTCCGCAGCTCTCTATTTGACATTCGCAAAGAAGCATTCATCCCTAAAACAAATAGATGCCCCGATTCATTGATTTCCCGGCACTACCGAGAGCCAGAAAACCCCAACTGCCGCCAGGCTTCATAGACGACCACCGCCACGGCATTACTCAAATTGAGACTCCGGCTCTCGGGTCTCATGGGAATACGAAGACGATGTGAAAGTGGCAAGGTATCCAAAAAATCGACAGGAAGGCCTCGGGTTTCTGGTCCAAAGATCAAAGCATCGCCAATCTGAAAGGAAACTTCCTGATAGGGCTGCCGGCCCTTCGTGGTGATTCCAAATATTCTGCCAGGCTTTCTTTTTTCCAGATAGGCATCCAAACTTTCATGAACCGCCATGTTGGCTAATTCACGGTAATCAAGCCCCGCTCGTCTGGCCTTTTTGTCATCGATTTTAAAACCCAAGGGCCGGATCAAATGTAAGGGGAAGCCTGTGTTCGCACAGAGCCGGATAATATTCCCCGCGTTTTGAGGAATTTCCGGTTGATAGAGAACAATATCGAGCATGGAAGCGGTAGTGGTTGGAAATGAAAAAAGAACGGCTGCGATTTAAACTCACAGGGACAGGTTTAGAGAGGGACGGGTGACGCTATTAATTGGATCCACAACATTTTTTATATTTTTTTCCGCTTCCGCAGGTGCAGGGATCATTCCGTCCGACTTTGGGTTGGGCACGAACTACCGTCTGTCCTTTGGGTTGCACACTGTCATGGTAATACCACGTCCCATCCTGTTTTCGAAATAGGCTGAGTTCATGATGAATTTGTGGGCCTTCATCTGTGAGAAAGGTGGCTTTAAATTCAACCGTACCACTTTCATCATCCGGACCTCCCTGCTTGGTCTCAACAATTTCTAATCCTTGCCAATTCGTTGACTCCGCCCATTGCCGGCTCCCCTGCATATCAATATCGGCACGGCTTTTCGGATCATGGGTACGCTCGATAAAATCCATTTCAATCTGCGTATAGGCGGTATACCTCGCCCTCATGAGTTGCTCGGCCGTCGCAGCTTGTTTTTTCCCTTTAATGAGCGGCTCACAACACTGACTGTACTTCGCCCCACTTTGACATGGACATTCCATTCGACACTCCAATGAAGGTTAGACCAAAATGGTCTTCTTGTACTTCCCTAAGAAAGAGAAGTCAAAAGTCTCCATTCCAGGCATTTCAAGAAATTTCTTAATCCGCCACAACGAAATGTCGTGTACTTCTTGAAATATCACGGTTCCTCTTTTTTTTATTGTGCCTAGTCACCAATAGAATCAATGCGTTACATTGAGTTTGTATTGGCATGCCCTGTGCTAGTATGAATCCAGGCAAAAAGGCAAGATAAACTAGGAATTAATCGGAGTACAAGAATGCCCATGTACGCTATGAAGTATTATTGGAAAACCTATACGACCCTCACCCTCCTGACTATTGCCCTTGCTCTCGGGATGGGAGGTGCGGTTTTCCATTACCTGACTCAAGCCTATGCTTCAAAAACGGACCAGGCTCCGGAACACATGCCTACACCAACTGTTGATGTCGTCACGCTACAACCACAGTCTGTGCGCACGTGGAGGGAATTTTCAAGCCGTTTACGAGCAGTGGATTATGTCGAAGTCCGTCCGCAGGTAGGAGGCACCATTACTCAGGTACTTTTTGAAGAGGGGGCCATCGTTCATAAAGGGGATCCTCTTTTTGTGATTGATCCAAGACCTTTTGAAGCTGAATTTGCAAGTGCGCGAGCGGAGTTAGAATCGGCCCGCTCGCGCGCCACTATGGCCAAACAGGAACTGAGCCGTGCGCAAGGGTTGGTAAAAAAGAACGCTATCTCTCAAAGCCGTTTTGATGCGGCCACCAATGACTATAAAGTTGCGATAGCCTCAATCAACGCAGCCAAGGCACGAATCACACGCGCCACACTTGATCTCGAATATGCGCATATTAAGGCACCAGTCACCGGACGAATCAGTCGCGCCGAAATTACCGAAGGCAATGTCATTGAAGCCGGTCCTAACGCCCCAGTACTGGCCACAATTGTTTCCGTGGATCGACTCTACGCAGAGTTTGATGTGGATGAACAGACCTATGTCAGCACCAGACGCCAGGCAACTGGAGACACAATGCCTGTTCAGTTAACACTGACGAGTGATCAAAGTGTGATCTATGAAGGGATCATTCACTCATTCGACAATCAACTCGATACCACGTCTGGCACGATTCGGGCTCGGGCTATATTTTCCAACACTGATGGCGTCCTGGTTCCAGGAATGTTTGCCACAGTTCAAATGGGGTCTCCGACAGAACAATCAATGTTGCTCATTAATGATCGAGCAGTGCGAACGGATCAAGATAAGAAATACGTGTATGTGGTGACACCTGAAAATACTGTCGCCTACCGCGAGGTCAAACTCGGTCGAGCCATTGAAGGAAAGCGTATGGTCCATTCGGGTCTCGAAGCGGGAGATCAAGTCCTGGTAAACAGTTTGCAACGTGTGCGCCCAGATATGGAAGTCCAGCCAATCGAACTCTCGAACTCCATCACGCCGAAATTTGAATCATGAACATCGCAAAATTCTTTATCGATCGCCCAATTTTTGCGGGAGTGCTCTCCACCCTTATTTTTTTGGGCGGCCTCATTGCCATGTTTCAACTTCCGATTTCGGAATATCCGGATGTCGTCCCCCCCTCCGTGTTGGTGAACGCGCAATTTCCTGGCGCCAATCCCAAGGTTATTGCCGAAACCGTCGCCACGCCTCTGGAAGAACAAATTAATGGCGTGGACAACATGCTGTATATGTACTCGCAATCAACCTCTGACGGAAAGATGACGTTGACGGTCACCTTTGAATTGGGGACAGATCCAGATCTTGCTCAACAGCTCGTGCAAAACCGCGTATCCCAGGCTCTGCCGCGCCTCCCTGCCGTTACCCGCCAGTTAGGGGTCA containing:
- the trmL gene encoding tRNA (uridine(34)/cytosine(34)/5-carboxymethylaminomethyluridine(34)-2'-O)-methyltransferase TrmL; translated protein: MLDIVLYQPEIPQNAGNIIRLCANTGFPLHLIRPLGFKIDDKKARRAGLDYRELANMAVHESLDAYLEKRKPGRIFGITTKGRQPYQEVSFQIGDALIFGPETRGLPVDFLDTLPLSHRLRIPMRPESRSLNLSNAVAVVVYEAWRQLGFSGSR
- a CDS encoding YchJ family protein yields the protein MECPCQSGAKYSQCCEPLIKGKKQAATAEQLMRARYTAYTQIEMDFIERTHDPKSRADIDMQGSRQWAESTNWQGLEIVETKQGGPDDESGTVEFKATFLTDEGPQIHHELSLFRKQDGTWYYHDSVQPKGQTVVRAQPKVGRNDPCTCGSGKKYKKCCGSN
- a CDS encoding efflux RND transporter periplasmic adaptor subunit, with the protein product MPMYAMKYYWKTYTTLTLLTIALALGMGGAVFHYLTQAYASKTDQAPEHMPTPTVDVVTLQPQSVRTWREFSSRLRAVDYVEVRPQVGGTITQVLFEEGAIVHKGDPLFVIDPRPFEAEFASARAELESARSRATMAKQELSRAQGLVKKNAISQSRFDAATNDYKVAIASINAAKARITRATLDLEYAHIKAPVTGRISRAEITEGNVIEAGPNAPVLATIVSVDRLYAEFDVDEQTYVSTRRQATGDTMPVQLTLTSDQSVIYEGIIHSFDNQLDTTSGTIRARAIFSNTDGVLVPGMFATVQMGSPTEQSMLLINDRAVRTDQDKKYVYVVTPENTVAYREVKLGRAIEGKRMVHSGLEAGDQVLVNSLQRVRPDMEVQPIELSNSITPKFES